Proteins from a genomic interval of Debaryomyces hansenii CBS767 chromosome E complete sequence:
- a CDS encoding DEHA2E01078p (similar to uniprot|Q8X0J2 Neurospora crassa B11H24 Hypothetical protein B11H24.110), whose protein sequence is MPSKKYKIIDSHVHLFAKRNFKLLKFDEAHPLHSDFRLDEYLKYSMNEEFQIDGLVFIETDPIADLSKALEGCEYPIQEYLYVARNITGNLLPDEGETSELKQNFIKAIVPWAPMPLGKSSVSSYVEMLKSRSSTDEFNLVKGFRYLVQDKLPNTMLQRDFVESLKWLDDNNFIFDWGIDLRCGGLWQFEETIEVLKQVPNLKYVINHLTKPNLSIDPTKIEENDEFLQWKNYMKQIFVNSPNSYMKLSGGFSELPSEIIENRDKCAEYIYPWFKVCFDLWNVDRTIWASNWPVCTLTAGEDLTSKWFEVTEMLFDKIELNEESRKKIYGTNYLKAYNLI, encoded by the coding sequence ATGCCttcaaaaaaatataaaattatagATTCACATGttcatttatttgcaaAACGAAACTTTAAactattgaaatttgatgaagCCCACCCATTGCATTCAGATTTTCGTCTAGATGAATacttaaaatattcaatgaatGAAGAGTTCCAAATTGATGGATTGGTTTTTATTGAGACTGACCCAATTGctgatttatcaaaggCACTTGAAGGGTGTGAATACCCCATTCAAGAATATCTTTATGTAGCTAGAAATATTACTGGAAACTTACTACCAGACGAAGGGGAAACGTCAGAGTTAAAACAGAATTTTATTAAGGCAATTGTACCATGGGCTCCAATGCCTTTGGGAAAGAGCCTGGTAAGTAGTTATGTTGAAATGTTAAAGAGTAGATCTCTGActgatgaatttaatttggtGAAAGGTTTCCGGTATTTAGTTCAGGATAAACTCCCAAATACTATGCTACAGAGAGATTTTGTTGAATCTTTAAAATGGTtggatgataataatttcatatttgaCTGGGGTATCGATTTGAGATGTGGTGGTTTATGGCAATTTGAAGAAACTATTGAAGTTCTCAAGCAAGTTcctaatttaaaatatgtTATTAACCATTTGACAAAGCCAAACTTGAGTATTGACCCAAcaaagattgaagaaaacgACGAGTTTCTTCAATggaaaaattatatgaaacaAATCTTTGTCAATTCTCCGAACTCTTATATGAAATTATCCGGAGGCTTTTCAGAGTTACCGTctgaaataattgaaaataggGATAAATGTGCTGAATATATCTATCCTTGGTTCAAAGTTTGTTTTGATCTTTGGAATGTCGATAGAACAATATGGGCAAGTAATTGGCCTGTTTGCACTCTTACTGCCGGTGAAGACTTGACATCAAAGTGGTTTGAAGTTACCGAAAtgttatttgataaaattgaattaaatgaagaatcGAGGAAGAAAATCTATGGTactaattatttaaaagCGTATAATCTTATATAA
- a CDS encoding DEHA2E01100p (similar to uniprot|Q5KLC5 Cryptococcus neoformans var CNB05760 Glucose 1-dehydrogenase putative), giving the protein MYGLLEGKTVAITGGVTGIGRAIAIGMAKNGANVVVNHLPNQSELVKSLQEEIGEDKFLGVAGDISKPENCEELIVRTVEKFHEINVFVSNAGICEFKEFTEIEPETYYKTIDINLNGAFFSIQAAAKQMKKQGKGGSIIGISSISALVGGAYQAHYTPTKAGILSIIQSTACALGPYGIRCNALLPGTIKTALNGEDLSNDEKKKYMENRIPLTRLGEPEDMAGPSVFLASDLSKYVNGAQLLVDGGLFVNLQ; this is encoded by the coding sequence ATGTATGGCTTATTAGAGGGAAAAACTGTAGCTATAACAGGCGGAGTGACTGGGATTGGTCGTGCTATTGCGATTGGTATGGCGAAAAATGGGGCTAACGTTGTTGTTAACCACTTACCAAATCAACTGGAGCTAGTTAAATCCTTACAAGAGGAAATTGgtgaagataaatttttagGTGTTGCTGGAGATATATCGAAGCCCGAAAATTgtgaagaattaattgtCAGAACAGTTGAGAAATTTCATGAAATCAATGTTTTTGTATCGAATGCTGGAATATGTGAGTTTAAAGAATTTACGGAGATTGAACCTGAGACATATTATAAAACGATCGACATAAATCTAAATGGAGCATTTTTTTCTATCCAAGCTGCTGCTAAACAGATGAAAAAACAAGGAAAGGGAGGCAgtattattggaatcaGTAGTATTTCAGCTTTAGTTGGGGGCGCCTATCAGGCACATTATACTCCAACGAAAGCTGGaatattatctattatcCAATCTACTGCTTGTGCATTAGGACCATACGGTATTAGATGTAATGCGCTCTTGCCTGGGACCATTAAAACAGCCTTAAATGGTGAAGATTTAAgtaatgatgaaaaaaagaaatatatgGAAAACCGTATTCCTTTAACAAGACTAGGCGAACCTGAAGATATGGCAGGTCCTTCAGTCTTCTTGGCGAGtgatctttcaaaatatgtAAACGGTGCGCAATTATTGGTTGATGGCGGTCTCTTTGTCAATTTACAATGA
- a CDS encoding DEHA2E01122p (similar to uniprot|Q7S2U1 Neurospora crassa NCU09034 Hypothetical protein), whose amino-acid sequence MSVKEFPKIKSVKTYILNGKGIGGDYHNVERGHWLIDNSISNPMSKFPEYRSSRVSWGINVLGSFCVEIEATDGTRGFATGFGGPPACWMVQNHFLRFLEEADPRDINILWDKMFRASMFYGRKGITIAVISVIDLALWDLMGKIRNEPVYKLIGGATRDKLEFYCTGSKPEAAKEMGFWGGKVALPYGPDEGHKGLQKNVKFLRDHREKVGPDFPLMVDCYMSLNVSYAIDLAKATEDLNINWFEEVLHPDDIEGYAQLKRAFPRIKWTTGEHEYTRYGFRKLIEGRNIDILQPDVMWVGGLTEILKVAAQAAAYDIPVVPHASGPYSYHFVVSQQNTPFQEYLANSPDSTSVLPVFGGLFTDEPVPVNGYLDVSTFDKPGFGLTLNPKIELIDADFLLSPAPEKPLKLADGNANGHKNGYSNGKANGTAK is encoded by the coding sequence ATGTCTGTTAAAGAATTTCCAAAAATCAAATCTGTCAAGACCTACATTTTAAATGGAAAAGGAATTGGCGGTGATTACCACAATGTTGAGAGAGGTCATTggttaattgataattccATATCAAATCCTATGTCAAAATTTCCGGAATATCGCTCTTCAAGAGTTAGCTGGGGTATTAATGTCTTGGGTTCATTTTGCGTAGAAATTGAGGCTACAGATGGTACCCGTGGGTTTGCTACAGGTTTTGGTGGCCCACCAGCATGTTGGATGGTTCAGAATCATTTCTTAAGATTCTTAGAAGAGGCTGATCCAAGggatattaatattttgtgGGATAAAATGTTTAGGGCTTCTATGTTTTATGGACGTAAAGGTATCACAATTGCCGTTATTAGTGTTATTGATTTAGCTCTTTGGGATTTGATGGGGAAGATCAGAAATGAACCGgtttataaattaattggaGGTGCTACTAGAGACAAATTAGAATTCTACTGTACTGGTTCGAAACCAGAAGCCGCAAAAGAAATGGGATTCTGGGGTGGTAAAGTTGCTTTGCCATACGGGCCAGATGAAGGTCACAAAGGGTTACAAAAGAACGTTAAGTTCTTAAGGGATCATCGCGAGAAGGTTGGCCCAGACTTTCCATTGATGGTTGACTGTTATATGTCTTTGAATGTTCTGTATGCAATTGATTTGGCCAAGGCGACtgaagatttgaatattaacTGGTTTGAAGAAGTATTACACCCAGACGATATCGAAGGTTATGCCCAGTTAAAGAGAGCTTTTCCTAGAATTAAATGGACTACTGGTGAACATGAATATACTAGATATGGCTTTAGAAAGTTGATTGAAGGCCGTAATATCGATATTTTGCAACCTGACGTTATGTGGGTTGGGGGATTAACTGAAATTCTTAAAGTCGCTGCCCAAGCTGCTGCTTATGATATTCCAGTTGTACCACATGCATCTGGTCCATACTCATATCATTTTGTTGTTTCTCAGCAAAATACTCCATTCCAGGAATATTTGGCGAACTCTCCTGACTCTACATCTGTTTTGCCAGTATTTGGCGGATTATTTACTGATGAACCAGTTCCAGTAAACGGATATCTTGATGTTTCTACATTCGATAAGCCAGGTTTTGGATTAACGTTGAATCCAAAAATAGAATTGATTGATGCTGACTTCTTATTATCTCCTGCACCAGAGAAACCATTAAAATTGGCTGATGGAAATGCAAATGGACATAAAAATGGATATTCTAATGGTAAGGCCAATGGAACAGCTAAGTAG
- a CDS encoding DEHA2E01144p (no similarity), with product MSTVPESFKAQINQGVPGPVKARPDPLPVGKKIAPNKKAPCSFDTSFEEATTKATINGRQNEVATAFEEIEQALSKGEFSQAIRALWYLKLSTFYNEDSANVWAYIAFAFAHLGFGEHVGFSLKKLKEAGLDQTVLKQDVMVELKKISK from the coding sequence ATGTCTACTGTTCCAGAAAGTTTTAAAGctcaaataaatcaagGTGTTCCAGGCCCTGTTAAGGCTAGGCCTGATCCATTGCCAGTAGGTAAAAAGATAGCTCCTAACAAGAAAGCACCTTGTTCGTTTGATACTTCGTTCGAAGAAGCAACTACAAAGGCTACTATTAACGGACGTCAAAATGAGGTAGCAACGgcttttgaagaaatcgaaCAAGCACTTTCTAAAGGGGAATTTTCCCAAGCCATCAGAGCTCTTTGGTACCTTAAGTTATCAACTTTTTATAACGAGGATTCTGCAAATGTCTGGGCTTACATTGCTTTCGCTTTTGCTCATTTGGGATTTGGTGAACATGTTGGGTTTTCACttaagaaattgaaggaaGCTGGATTGGATCAGACAGTTTTAAAACAAGACGTTATGgttgaattaaagaagatcAGTAAATAG